One part of the Phragmites australis chromosome 3, lpPhrAust1.1, whole genome shotgun sequence genome encodes these proteins:
- the LOC133913394 gene encoding uncharacterized protein LOC133913394: MAGVVGVWLGEFAKVGRPEAARAAGAEAGRRHQGDDGIRVVETRQKGGVQEKRRRNSGVLAESEAVVCMLMDRFAPA, from the coding sequence ATGGCCGGCGTGGTTGGTGTCTGGTTGGGGGAGTTCGCCAAGGTTGGCCGGCCGGAGGCGGCGCGGGCAGCCGGTGCGGAAGCGGGCCGGCGCCATCAGGGTGATGATGGCATTCGTGTGGTTGAGACCAGGCAGAAGGGTGGTGTCCAGGAGAAGAGGAGGCGGAACAGCGGCGTGCTCGCCGAATCCGAGGCCGTGGTGTGCATGCTCATGGACCGCTTCGCCCCTGCGTGA